DNA sequence from the Candidatus Sulfuricurvum sp. RIFRC-1 genome:
AGGGAGAAGGATGATGAGAACTCCAAAAGAGATTCTTACGGAATGGATGGATGCCGTTAATCATGGTGACATTGAGGCTCTTTTGTCTTTATATGATGAACATGCTGTTTTAATTCCGACGTTTTCCAATAAATTGCCGAATACACCGGATAAGCTTCGTGAATATTTTGAAAAATTAGGAAGTCGTGAGGGGTTAAGTATTGCGCTGCATGAAAAAACATTGCACGTTCAACGTATCAATGAGAGTGTGTATGCATTGAGCGGTATCTATAACTGGCGTTTTGATGTTGAGGGAGAGATGCTGAATTTTGAAGCTCGGTTTAGTTATATTGTAGATATTTCTAAGTCAAGACCAATTATGCAGCATCACTCTTCTCAAGTACCGCGCATGGTATAGTACAGGTAATCAGAGTATCATCAATAAAAAAGTGAAAACCAAAAATAAAGGGTAAAAATGAAATTTGTTTCGATTGTTATGGGCAGTAAGAGTGACTATGAAGTGATGAAATCGTGTGCTGAAACTTTGGAAT
Encoded proteins:
- a CDS encoding nuclear transport factor 2 family protein, yielding MMRTPKEILTEWMDAVNHGDIEALLSLYDEHAVLIPTFSNKLPNTPDKLREYFEKLGSREGLSIALHEKTLHVQRINESVYALSGIYNWRFDVEGEMLNFEARFSYIVDISKSRPIMQHHSSQVPRMV